The Betta splendens chromosome 2, fBetSpl5.4, whole genome shotgun sequence nucleotide sequence tgCACGGCGGCGCTTACAGGAAGCGGCTTCGGCTTCCCGCCATTTGTCTTCATTAGTGACGGCTGCGCGCCTCTCAGGCTGACACCATATGCTGCCGGTGGGAGACCGTGCACGTCGCGGGCGCACGCGCATGCATAGAGCAACGTCAGCCGCCGCCTCGGAGCGTGCGAGGGAACGGGCAGAACCAGGCCCGGTTCTCTGGGCGCCCAAGTGCGAAGCGCGAAAACAAACAGACGAACGAGACAATGGATGAGCGGACGACGCGATGCGTGCGGCCCATGGATGGAGAACGGAGTGAACGGCCATATTGTTATGAAGGCAGGCCATATTGCTGTGGACGCTGGCTGCTCCACTGACGCGGGAACGGCTTCGAAccaactggagctggaggagtttCTTCACTTCCAGCTCCTGCGTTAGATTTGCTCCAGTGGCGCCGCCGTTTCAGAACCACCGTCAGCGAGTATCTCCTTCATCAGGCGAGCTTCTGCAGGCGGACGGTAGCTTCAAGAGGCTGCTCCGAACCCAAACCTCCAAGTTCTGACCGCACACTCACTTTAAAGCCAGTAATAGTGAATAATAAGGGACGGGAGCACGGTAGCGTATGTCACAAATAAGACCAGCGACGCGTCAAACGGGCCCAGTCGCCACTGCTCAGGGATGAAGCTCCGTTTACCTGGAGAAGTCTGTCACCGGCCCAAAACGCAGCGTCCACCTCTTTTCAGCCCTGATGAGCTCAGACAGCCTTTCACTacatcccagcatgcattgAGCCAGCGCGGGGGCCGGGTGGGCCGGGCCGGACCGGGCCGTCCATCACTCACGACTTTCTGGGAGTAACTGCATCGCTGTGGTTGTTATTGTTTCCGGCTCGCTCTCATCCGGGGACGACGCAGTCACCTCCAGTGTTCTCCGGGCCTCGGGTCGGCAGCCGAGGCCCTCCATCCTGCCCCGCTTGCCTTTAATATCCATCAGCCCAACTTCGTAGCACATCAAGGCCGACAGACGCTCACATCTCTCTCTATATCTCTGTCTCCCTAACTGTGGTGGACAGCGTGGTCGTCAGGCACTCTGGGCCCTCGCCTACAAATTCCCTAATAACGGCACATTCCCCTaaatgtgtttgtaatgtgGGCAATCATTTTCAGTAATGGATGCTTGTCAGTTTTATGGCGGGGAGAATGACGGTCTCATGACAGGGTCCCTCCATCCAGCCGCAGCCCCTCCGCCTCGCCGCCGCTTCATACGCGGCTCAACATCGCCCTCCTTTGGGCAAAACCGGGAACAGCGTGAGTAGCCTGTATCCTGGTTTCTGAGTATAATATTTAGCTATTTTTAgatgtaaatgaaaaaaaaattattatattCTCATTTCCACCGTCCTGTCTTAACAGTTATCTTATTTTGCCAGAAGGTGAACACCTTTAAAAATGGGCCGAGGCGACAGGAGCGTCCTGCTTTGAAAAGGTCTCTCTCGCCGTTAAAATATTCCCAAACCCGCCATTCAAAAAGAATCTGTTCTTCCCCCCAAGTGTAAAATTTGTGCAAAAGACGGCTCCACTGGAGCAAAATGATGGGATGAGTGTGTGATATTTGGGCCCATTCAGTCAGCGGTATCATCAACAGACACATGAGCGGGTGGTCAATGGAGGCGACACATTGTAAACGGTGGGCATGAGGTGACATGCTTTCTGGGCATTTGCCCAGATGTGTCCTGGCACAGACAGAATAGAGGGCAGCGATGGGCTAAGTGGGGCAGAAGGAATACATACTCCCAATTCCCACAGATATGCGGTAGGTCAGGCCTGATACGCAGCCggaggagacaaagacactTATGAGCTCAAAACATCATTATTGTCATACAGTAAATAGGAAATAAATGTAGCTAGAACAAGGTAAATGCAGGGCTGATACATTAAGGAACTAGAAGAGTTCATCCTAAACGTATTAGTCTTTCCTGTACGTGAATAGACGTGTTTACTAAAGGTGTTGCAGGTGATGCCTGCCTTTTCACAGGTAAAGTAACATATACAAACACTGATACAGTCCACATGGTCTCACGTGGTTGGAGGAGAGGCCCGTCACCACCCACCTGGTAGACTCCACAGCCCCGACACCTCCAAGGTCTTCAGCTTCCTCTCCAGATCTGCAACCCGGTTCCCCAGGATCCTGTGGAGCAGGACAAGCTGCTCTTTAGTGTTTGCCTTGaaggcggaggagcagctgtgcaAACACGGGCGCTGCTGCCGGAAGCGTACCGGTTGGTGTGCCTCTGGTGCTGGACGACCAGGTTCTTCTCGTGGATGGTCTCCAGCAGAGCCGTGGCCAGGGACTTGAGGTCAGAGATGGACTGAGGCGTGGCCGGCAGGCTGcagccctgctcctccagcagcatctcctGGACTGAAGGCCAGAGGCCAAGCCGTTACTACACCctgggcagcagctggagctggaggaggtggaggcgacCGCCCCCTAACTTTAGGCCCACGGCCACTGTGCTGCTCCGGCCTGCGTCTGCCACTCATCCTAGCGGGCTCATTTCGCCGCCACTCGGAATACAATTAGTGACCCAGCTGGCGTCCAAGGAGCAGCTAATAAAGGACTGAATAATGCAGCGAGCTGCCGCTGGAAGCAAAGGTTCGGTGGCGTCCGAAAGGAGCCATTTTCACAGTACCTACTAATGTGAGCTGACAGGAAGTCGGCGCGGTTTGGACCTCACCTTGTTTGGCGGAGAGCACGCCGGTGAGGACGCTGCTGCTCGACTTCCCGTGTGCGCTGCTCTTCCTGCGCTCCAGGGCGGTCTgtggagagggaggcggaggcgtGAGGCACGGCGCCGCTCTGACCGGCGCCTCCCACCAGCCGTCGTACCTTGTACTTCATGATGTTCGACTTGAGCAGGTTCACCTCCTCTTGGAGCTGGTTCAAGCGCTCGTGCAGGTACCTGCGGCGACAGAGGCGTCAGCGCGGAGCTGGGTTCTGGGGCGCGTCCGGGCCGACCCGCTCACCTGTTCTCCATGCACAGGGCGTCCACGTCGATGATGCGGGCCTCGTGGTGCCCCAGGATGTGGTTGAGCTCCAGGTTGAGCCGCTCGGCCTTCTCCATGAACACGCCGCGCTCCGCCTTCACGTCCTGCAGCTCGTCTGTCAGAGCCTTCACGCTgtgctccatctcctccatctagAACCAAGGGCAGCGGGTGAAAGGAGGGGAAGGTTGTAAATGAGAGATTGCATTAACTGTTTGCAGCATTTAGTAAATTACTGTGAAGACAGATCATGTGTGTCTTCTACTACGAGCTTACTGGACAAAATATTGTCTGAATCATTATCATACATTTCAATAAAACACCAGCACAACCtcaaacaaaagacaacaaatCATAAGTCAGAGCCAAAAAACGAACTTCAGACGTCAGAGTCCGATTAATCTGTTTTTGaccttaaaacatttttatttaatcacaTAATTACCGAAAATTACTTCAgcgcattaataaacaaaacgACTTCATTGTGTTAGTATGAAAAAGACATAATGGAATAATTGAAAGCTTGTAAAGGTGgtagaaaaggagaaaaagactCAACGGTGGCAATTTGCTGAGCTGTAATTATTAATGGACTGTAATGACGACTTCTCCTTCACGTCGACCAACTTTTCTCACTTTAGGCAAACTTTAGGTTTTCAACAGACGAGCACACGTACATTAAAACCTGAGACACACACCGTGAGCTCAGCATCTCACCCTGGAAGCTTTAATAAGAAACACTGATCAGCTGCCAACTGTGACAAATAGCAGCTCACTCAGAAGGAATTACTGTCCAAGCAGGAACCTGTTCTGCATCACGAACTATTAGGAAACAGGGATTAGTTCCTGGTCCCACAACTGAAAGACAGGTGAAGTTCCCCAGTCTGTAAACTCCAATTAAGCCTTAGTGTTGGCTCCAGTAAATCTGACTGGTTCTGACCAGTGTCCTACCTGTAGTCCCGCTCTCTCCAGCTGTCGGACCAGATCCTCGCGTTCGTGTGCTGGAAAGTGCCGCGCCCCCACCTCCTCGTCCCCCAGCCTCTGTCGAGTGATGGTCATCCTCAGGAGCTGCATGGGGAGAATGGGCTGAACGCCGTCCATGCACTGGAGCACGGGACCCTCGGGCTGAATGTGTGGCGGCGGAGGCCTCACCTTGTTGTCCCCCTGCGCCTCCACGAGCCTCTGAGacagctccttcacctcctcagaGAGCTGCTTGGCTCGGTCCCTGGAGTCCCTCAGCAGCTGAGCCAGGCTGACCTGAGAGGACGATCAAAGGCACGAAGGGCAGAGAAGCTGAGGAGCGGAGACCCACGTGGCGCAAACGGCTGGTGGGTCGACTACGCTTCGTTACATTAGCTTGAAAACCCTTTCCCTAAGTGAGCATGTGACGTGTAGCTTACCTGGGTGCGTTTTTCTGGTGGTAAAGACGGATCACCATCCTAAAACGTAAACAACCATGATCATGATCAATATATGTGTGACACATTCTACTGAGGTAAAGTGACCTGACATGAGGGGCTCACTATGAGTTCTCTGTACTTCTTCTTCAGCCCCTGGTGACGCTCCCTCAGCTGGTTGGCCATCAGCTTGTACTGGTCTCTCTCCTGCTGGCAGGTGTCCAGCTCCTTGGACAGGATGAGCAGGGCCTCCTTCTTACTCTCCAGCTTGCGTTTACACACCAGGAACTAAGGACGTGACAGAGCAgaggtccctgaacgcctcacgcaGGCCCAGGCAGCGTGGGGTTTATACCGTGTGACTTTCATCTATCATTTACTTTTCCTGAGCTTTATAAAGTTCCCCCAGATATTACACGATCCCTGACCTGCTCCCTGCAGACggaaaaacacacagtggagcCGAGTGTTTAAGTGTAGATAAGACGGAGTGACCCGCGATAGGTGTCAGAGCAGCTCGTAGccaaattaaacagcagccgCAGTAAAGTCTGGAGTagctcaacctgctgctgtgtggaacacattatttttatattctctAACTGAAGGCCAAGATTATGTGTTAGCATATGACTTGACTATGACTAATGACTTTAAAACACGGATTAggacagaaaagcagaaagacatttacatttgagCAGTTTTTGCTCAATTAGATGAACAACTGTCATAATCAATAGATGCAGGTGTTTAATTAATCCATGGAGCTCTCATATTTAAAGCCGTGCTTTTACTTTTCCACTGATAAATGTGAGCTATTTTTAGTAGAAATGAATGAGCGCGTCCGTTTGGTCCTGCAGGTCTGACTGCATGTACTGACGGACCGCAGCCCCACAGGTGGCTTCCATCTGATCACAGCAGCCTTCATCACATCCAGCTGCGCCGGCTCGGACTCGGGTGTGACCGCGATAACATGCTAGTCCGGCGGCAAATACTGAAGATCCAGCCTCGTCACGTATAAAACCcactgtgtggttctgtgcagcGCCAGAGTCCACCGAGCCCGCAGAACCAGACGTCGGCTCCATCAGCCCGTCTATAGCGGCTCGCTTACCTCGCTGACCAGCCCCTGCCAGTCGCTCTCGCTCCTCTTGGAAGActgcataataaaaaaataaaaataaaacgtgTTCTGTTAAACGCCTGGACCCAGGttgcctcctttcctcctcgggagctgcctctcctcctcctcgaccgGTTGTTTACCCTGCAACGTCACTTCGTCCGCCGTCAAGTTATATGAAGCGAGAaaggaaaaccaaaacaacttCCGGTACCACCttcaaaataatagcacacAGCAGAAATTGAGGCTGTCATTTACAATAAATGTTGTGCTTAGTATATTATTACGCTGTAGTTAGTTTTAATAAATGCCCACacaaaaattaaatacattcaCATCATTTATTTAGGTAAATTTGCAAAACAATTGAAACACATTATTCGTGGGTAGCCATTTGGCACAGTGGTTAGCATAGCGCTCCTGTCGCCCAGGTCGCAGGTTCAAATCCCCCGCAGAGAGGTCTTAGGAAGGTCATCTGGACTGAAAAATTGCCATAAAATTATGCAAATCATTCGCTGTGGTGACCTCTGACGGGATAAAGCCCAAAGGAGCTACCCATTTGTGAATAGAAACACATCCTGTAGGggtggttccaggttccatccTTGGCTTTCAGCAAGTTTATACATGCATCCAAAGAGATCAGGAAACATTGAGGTCACGTTTACATTTTTCTCTGCACTGTaaatgaaaaatatattatttcaaACAATAACAGAAACAATGCGTTCCATGTAGAGACAAATGAATATTGAAAAACCTTTTATCTTTAACATAATGAATGATTCCACTCAACCAAAGATTAACTTACTGGTGTTCACAGAGGTTTCTGTTGAAGCGTAGTAATCCAAAGACATCATTGTTGTATGATTTGTAGCTTTCCATCATTTTCAGCTCTATTGGGAACTGTAAACAGCAAACATTATGAAACAACTAGATCACACCTGAAATACTCACTAGAAAGGTTCTAAATGCAAACTATACAATGAACAGCAACAGTCACCTTAGCTTTCCAGTTCTTCAAGGATCCTCTTCTGTCATATTTTTCAACTGAAGAAATAAGGTCAGGGTCTGGTTGTTTCTttttaccttttcctttttcagtATTTTTGTCCAGCTTGTTTGAAAACCTTCTTAAGTATTCGTCTCTCCTGGGAAAAAATGTTTAGAGTTTTACCTTACTGAAAAAGTACAACAGTCAAAAGTAAAGTATTATGTACCATATGTAATTATACATATAAATGAAGACTTTTATACACCTTGATCTGTTACCAGTGAATTTGTATGACTTACAGAAATTAAGAACAGTAATACTTACTAGTACTAACAATTATACTAATATTTACAAAATACATTTGTGTTATTCTTTAAAACCACTTAAATAAAGGATAAGTAAAATGACAATCCTACTTTTCTGGAAATGTTGTTTGTAAAGTAAAGATGGTAGTTACCTCTTATGGGTCCAAAATATTGGATGTTGTAgacattcttttattttaagCCTCTTCTGTGTGTCTTCATTTGTCATTCTCTGAATAAGATCTTGTTCCAGAATATCTTCAACTTGATCCAAGGTTTCAGCAGAATGATGTTGTCCTCCAGACAGGACATAAAATGACAGCTTCCCTGTCATCTTAAAgttaacataataaaataagCAACTGAGTAATGTTCTTTACACTTATTGTGTGTAAAAGTTAAATATCATATGAAACTAACCTGTATATCATCCCCCAGCTTGTTCTGTATCTCACGTTCATCTCTTAGGGGCATATTCCAGGGTTTCTCTTCTTCATTCTCAGTTGTTTGCTTGATGACTAAGTATTTACTTTGAGAAAAGTCTGCTACCTTTGCCTCTCCAGtaacatctgtaaaaaaaaaatttgggggaaaaagcacaaatgaaacatttttgaAGCTGTATCTTGTATTTTCGATGATGAATTACATCTTTG carries:
- the ccdc149a gene encoding coiled-coil domain-containing protein 149 isoform X1 — its product is MQSSKRSESDWQGLVSEFLVCKRKLESKKEALLILSKELDTCQQERDQYKLMANQLRERHQGLKKKYRELIDGDPSLPPEKRTQVSLAQLLRDSRDRAKQLSEEVKELSQRLVEAQGDNKLLRMTITRQRLGDEEVGARHFPAHEREDLVRQLERAGLQMEEMEHSVKALTDELQDVKAERGVFMEKAERLNLELNHILGHHEARIIDVDALCMENRYLHERLNQLQEEVNLLKSNIMKYKTALERRKSSAHGKSSSSVLTGVLSAKQVQEMLLEEQGCSLPATPQSISDLKSLATALLETIHEKNLVVQHQRHTNRILGNRVADLERKLKTLEVSGLWSLPGLTYRISVGIGRTRESVPLSGNLPPELRPTPASSRPRGDSTSHESPWECHTSGCDLGTDGVSGGGAPALLSCLESLGGGETNGPEGRGGEPAEAEATSQLEGGRSPVEEAGQEVEGVEDEELGSGVEEGEEAALALDAPPAHADLPWLPVERASVDRSEVGHRVEEGGSNTDSPARGEATVSEDQAAEDSGAGEWDIDCGSAQTDACHTENLA
- the ccdc149a gene encoding coiled-coil domain-containing protein 149 isoform X3, producing MQSSKRSESDWQGLVSEFLVCKRKLESKKEALLILSKELDTCQQERDQYKLMANQLRERHQGLKKKYRELIDGDPSLPPEKRTQVSLAQLLRDSRDRAKQLSEEVKELSQRLVEAQGDNKLLRMTITRQRLGDEEVGARHFPAHEREDLVRQLERAGLQMEEMEHSVKALTDELQDVKAERGVFMEKAERLNLELNHILGHHEARIIDVDALCMENRYLHERLNQLQEEVNLLKSNIMKYKTALERRKSSAHGKSSSSVLTGVLSAKQVQEMLLEEQGCSLPATPQSISDLKSLATALLETIHEKNLVVQHQRHTNRILGNRVADLERKLKTLEVSGLWSLPGDSTSHESPWECHTSGCDLGTDGVSGGGAPALLSCLESLGGGETNGPEGRGGEPAEAEATSQLEGGRSPVEEAGQEVEGVEDEELGSGVEEGEEAALALDAPPAHADLPWLPVERASVDRSEVGHRVEEGGSNTDSPARGEATVSEDQAAEDSGAGEWDIDCGSAQTDACHTENLA
- the ccdc149a gene encoding coiled-coil domain-containing protein 149 isoform X2, translated to MQSSKRSESDWQGLVSEFLVCKRKLESKKEALLILSKELDTCQQERDQYKLMANQLRERHQGLKKKYRELIDGDPSLPPEKRTQVSLAQLLRDSRDRAKQLSEEVKELSQRLVEAQGDNKLLRMTITRQRLGDEEVGARHFPAHEREDLVRQLERAGLQMEEMEHSVKALTDELQDVKAERGVFMEKAERLNLELNHILGHHEARIIDVDALCMENRYLHERLNQLQEEVNLLKSNIMKYKTALERRKSSAHGKSSSSVLTGVLSAKQVQEMLLEEQGCSLPATPQSISDLKSLATALLETIHEKNLVVQHQRHTNRILGNRVADLERKLKTLEVSGLWSLPGTRESVPLSGNLPPELRPTPASSRPRGDSTSHESPWECHTSGCDLGTDGVSGGGAPALLSCLESLGGGETNGPEGRGGEPAEAEATSQLEGGRSPVEEAGQEVEGVEDEELGSGVEEGEEAALALDAPPAHADLPWLPVERASVDRSEVGHRVEEGGSNTDSPARGEATVSEDQAAEDSGAGEWDIDCGSAQTDACHTENLA